In a genomic window of Leptolyngbya sp. SIO1E4:
- a CDS encoding ankyrin repeat domain-containing protein, with protein sequence MVKLMSIKIIFPKEINFSEETQQNNIYQAARHGNLQAIRQFLEQYEDVNQQNSLGNTPLFYSIHTSQEAAALLLIEMGADVNVQNNRGDSPLHEAVFYDHENMTRLLIEQGANLERKDCMHLTPLGVAVEKGYENIAKLLIDADANVNVRMGSSDTSDTLLHRAVSKTSRKRNVKIVELLLSSGADVHARSGLFGYTPLYYAKDYSDFDLPWLANSGLSWLFTLRKDEIVELLTQYGASSSERMYGWAKPMHIISDILRAV encoded by the coding sequence ATGGTTAAATTAATGTCTATTAAAATAATATTTCCAAAGGAGATAAACTTTTCAGAAGAGACGCAGCAAAATAACATTTATCAGGCTGCTAGACATGGGAATCTCCAAGCAATTAGACAATTCCTTGAACAATATGAGGATGTCAACCAGCAAAATAGCTTAGGTAATACGCCACTGTTTTACTCCATACACACTTCTCAGGAAGCAGCAGCACTGTTACTGATTGAAATGGGAGCTGACGTTAATGTGCAAAATAATCGAGGTGACTCCCCCTTACATGAGGCTGTATTTTATGATCACGAGAATATGACACGTTTGCTTATAGAACAAGGTGCAAATCTCGAAAGAAAGGATTGTATGCACCTTACTCCTTTGGGTGTTGCGGTTGAGAAAGGTTATGAGAATATTGCTAAATTGCTTATTGATGCAGATGCCAATGTGAATGTGAGGATGGGTTCTTCTGATACCAGTGATACCCTGCTGCATAGGGCTGTTTCAAAAACAAGTAGAAAGAGGAACGTAAAGATAGTAGAGCTATTACTATCTAGTGGCGCTGATGTTCATGCTAGATCAGGGTTGTTCGGTTACACTCCTCTCTATTACGCGAAAGATTACTCTGATTTTGATCTGCCGTGGTTGGCTAATTCTGGTCTCTCTTGGTTGTTTACTTTACGCAAAGATGAGATTGTGGAACTTCTTACACAATACGGCGCATCTTCCTCCGAGAGGATGTATGGATGGGCTAAGCCAATGCATATCATCTCGGATATTCTTCGTGCTGTTTAA
- a CDS encoding GFA family protein → MTVKGGCLCGKVRYKISGSLVDADHCHCSMCRRQHGAAFSTYAGFNPGDFNWISGEKLVKVYETLSGAGWCFCSECGSTLGGTDKGEITTITLGTVEGDPGIKPGAHIFVGSKAQWHDINDDLPQYEERASET, encoded by the coding sequence ATGACAGTCAAAGGTGGATGTTTATGTGGCAAGGTTCGTTACAAAATCTCTGGTTCACTCGTTGATGCAGATCACTGCCACTGTTCTATGTGTAGGCGTCAGCATGGTGCAGCGTTTTCTACTTACGCGGGATTCAATCCAGGTGATTTCAATTGGATTTCAGGCGAAAAGTTAGTAAAAGTCTATGAAACACTATCAGGTGCTGGATGGTGCTTTTGTAGTGAATGTGGTTCGACCTTGGGAGGAACCGATAAAGGGGAAATTACTACCATAACGCTTGGCACGGTTGAGGGAGATCCCGGTATAAAACCAGGGGCACATATTTTCGTCGGTTCCAAGGCTCAATGGCATGATATAAATGACGATCTTCCACAGTACGAAGAGCGAGCTTCGGAAACTTAG
- the tehB gene encoding SAM-dependent methyltransferase TehB: MSLITGELVKYKVLPLWTETTLPETFQTKHNLKQGTWAKIVVQTGSLQYDALNEAGDILSTKIITPQHTDFFVSPGAWHKVTSLDSLSCFIEFYCRPEDYYPKKYHFAAPHRDVQTLISGLLSDHKRLNVLDLGCGKGRNATYLHAQGHRMTALDKNTHSIHHLQAVIQQENAEDTFQAHVYDIETADLTLAWNSRYDLIISTVVFQFLRADSLPQVIENMQAQTKPHGYHFIIAPVSSPELPCPIDFPSTFASQALRDYYAHWQICKYDEQPGTFHRKDSSGKPIEAMFATLLAQKNAALPA, translated from the coding sequence ATGTCACTCATCACAGGCGAACTCGTTAAATATAAAGTTCTGCCCCTATGGACAGAAACAACTCTGCCAGAGACATTTCAAACCAAACATAACCTCAAGCAAGGCACCTGGGCTAAAATTGTCGTCCAAACCGGCAGCCTACAATATGACGCATTAAACGAAGCAGGAGATATCCTATCTACAAAAATAATTACGCCACAACACACCGACTTTTTTGTCTCACCGGGTGCTTGGCATAAAGTAACCTCGCTAGACTCATTGTCCTGTTTCATCGAATTTTATTGTCGTCCCGAAGACTACTACCCAAAGAAATATCATTTTGCTGCCCCCCATCGTGACGTTCAAACCTTAATCTCAGGCCTTTTGTCAGATCATAAAAGGCTGAATGTTTTAGACCTAGGCTGTGGAAAAGGCCGAAATGCGACTTATTTACATGCTCAAGGTCACCGGATGACAGCGTTGGATAAAAACACTCACTCTATTCATCATCTGCAAGCGGTGATCCAACAAGAAAATGCCGAGGATACGTTTCAAGCTCATGTATATGATATCGAAACAGCAGATCTCACACTTGCCTGGAATAGCCGCTACGATCTAATTATCTCCACCGTTGTGTTTCAGTTTTTAAGGGCGGATAGTCTGCCCCAAGTCATTGAGAACATGCAGGCTCAAACCAAACCCCACGGCTATCATTTCATCATTGCCCCCGTGTCCTCGCCAGAGCTGCCTTGTCCGATAGACTTTCCATCTACCTTTGCGTCCCAAGCGCTGCGTGATTATTACGCCCACTGGCAGATCTGTAAATATGACGAACAGCCAGGGACGTTTCATCGCAAAGACAGCAGCGGTAAGCCGATTGAAGCAATGTTTGCGACTCTTCTGGCGCAGAAAAATGCGGCGCTTCCAGCTTAA
- a CDS encoding leucine-rich repeat domain-containing protein translates to MSDLDLIRQLGDRLGRPLEEISEDRFTQHGQARYRWGSTNRITRDAYSLAADGTVNGLFLQPVTSEILFDFPFRQFSQIRHLSLNWVNLPNISFLSDLKELTSLDLRNNSISDISFLSDLKELTSLDLRNNSISDISFLSDLKGLTSLDLSFNSIRDFSFLSDLKGLTSLDLRNNSISDISFLSDLKELISLDLRSNSIRDFSFLSDLKGLTSLDLRSNSISDFSFLSDLKELISLDLRSNSISDFSFLSDLKGLTSLYLRNNSISDISFLSDLKGLSSLYLSSNSISDISFLSDLKELSSLDLSYNSISDISFLSDLKGLSSLYLSSNSISDFSFLSDLKGLSSLDLRNNSVSNISSLSDLKGLSSLDLRNNSISDISFLSDLKGLSSLDLSFNSISDISFLSDLKGLSSLDLRNNRISTIPQQLAAGRLAVKIDKQFASNCINLYNNPIEDPPLEIVRQGNAAILNYYAQLTAQGQDHLYEAKMLIVGEGEAGKTTLAHKIPEPNCPLPHVDDRTRGIRIQPHTFPCRERDRSEGAEARDFHLNIWDFGGQEIYHATHRFFLSKRSLYVLVADNRKDDTDFNYWLNIIERFADNSPLIIVLNEKGDVQRSLNRADLLSRYPDSIKEIVSVNFKTQEEPDPTKAQQRLKAINTLISHIEHCAQTLPHIGEPVPARWVDVRHTIETDSRDYIYREQFDDICQAQEITASQDIDTLLSYFHDLGILLHFAENPLLRNRVILNPAWATNAVYRIFDDDRIKAKAGRFSRQDCAEIWGESHYRHMHDVLIELMKNFRLVYEIDTTGELVAPQLLPQNTPTYDWDETRNSHMQLRYDAFMPKGIFWQFAVTMYRYIHNHDWVWRNGMVIRRGNTWAEVKEDLNLRRISLRFSGPSIAEFRAVIVDELDNISQSYHQLHYDKMIPCQCSECKDSNQPHFFNYAVLKKRQESGKKPTIECQCSEEDVSLSLLLEGFEVQTILKRLPDKQEGDPAPPNFPQSDPQPPPKSPPKPSMQTIKIFLASSSELKADREQFEIFINRKNKEYVKQDIFLELVLWEDFLNAMSKTRSQDEYNKAIQSCDVFVSLFHTKVGQYTEEEFLTALEIFKDSDRPLIYTYFKDAAINMSSITPEIMTLLNFKQKLSDMGHFYQNYADINDLKHQFGEQLVKVLPQLTEVEL, encoded by the coding sequence ATGTCTGACCTGGACCTGATTCGCCAACTCGGAGATCGCTTGGGTCGCCCTCTGGAAGAAATCTCTGAAGACCGGTTTACCCAGCATGGTCAGGCGAGGTACAGATGGGGTAGCACAAACCGCATTACCCGAGATGCCTATTCCCTCGCGGCAGACGGGACTGTTAATGGGTTATTTCTGCAGCCGGTGACCAGTGAGATACTGTTTGACTTTCCCTTCCGTCAGTTCAGCCAGATCAGGCATTTATCTCTGAACTGGGTCAATCTACCCAATATTTCATTTTTAAGTGACCTCAAAGAGCTAACATCGCTTGATTTAAGGAATAATAGTATCAGCGATATTTCATTTTTAAGTGACCTCAAAGAGCTGACATCGCTTGATTTAAGGAATAATAGCATCAGCGATATTTCATTTTTAAGTGACCTCAAAGGGCTGACATCGCTTGATTTAAGTTTCAATAGCATCCGTGATTTTTCATTTTTAAGTGACCTCAAAGGGCTGACATCGCTTGATTTAAGGAATAATAGTATCAGCGATATTTCATTTTTAAGTGACCTCAAAGAGCTGATATCGCTTGATTTAAGGTCCAATAGCATCCGTGATTTTTCATTTTTAAGTGACCTCAAAGGGCTGACATCGCTTGATTTAAGGTCCAATAGCATCAGCGATTTTTCATTTTTAAGTGACCTCAAAGAGCTGATATCGCTTGATTTAAGGTCCAATAGCATCAGCGATTTTTCATTTTTAAGTGACCTCAAAGGGCTGACATCGCTTTATTTAAGGAATAATAGCATCAGCGATATTTCATTTTTAAGTGACCTCAAAGGGCTGTCATCGCTTTATTTAAGTTCCAATAGCATCAGCGATATTTCATTTTTAAGTGACCTCAAAGAGCTGTCATCCCTTGATTTAAGTTATAATAGCATCAGCGATATTTCATTTTTAAGTGACCTCAAAGGGCTGTCATCGCTTTATTTAAGTTCCAATAGCATCAGCGATTTTTCATTTTTAAGTGACCTCAAAGGGCTGTCATCCCTTGATTTAAGAAATAATAGCGTCAGCAATATTTCATCTTTAAGTGACCTCAAAGGGCTGTCATCCCTTGATTTAAGGAATAATAGCATCAGCGATATTTCATTTTTAAGTGACCTCAAAGGGCTGTCATCGCTTGATTTAAGTTTCAATAGCATCAGCGATATTTCATTTTTAAGTGACCTCAAAGGGCTGTCATCCCTTGATTTAAGGAACAATCGCATCAGCACAATCCCTCAGCAGTTGGCTGCAGGGCGGCTGGCAGTCAAAATAGATAAGCAATTTGCTTCCAACTGCATTAATCTCTACAACAACCCGATCGAAGACCCCCCTCTGGAAATCGTTCGCCAGGGCAATGCCGCCATCCTCAACTACTACGCCCAACTTACCGCCCAGGGTCAAGATCACCTCTACGAAGCCAAAATGCTCATCGTCGGGGAAGGGGAAGCGGGCAAAACCACCCTGGCCCATAAAATCCCTGAGCCCAACTGTCCCCTACCCCACGTGGATGACAGAACTCGGGGCATCCGCATTCAACCCCATACCTTTCCCTGCCGAGAGCGGGATCGATCCGAAGGGGCGGAAGCGCGCGACTTTCACCTCAATATCTGGGACTTTGGTGGCCAGGAAATCTACCATGCTACCCATCGGTTCTTTCTCTCCAAGCGGTCTCTCTACGTCCTCGTTGCTGACAACCGCAAAGACGACACCGACTTTAACTACTGGCTCAACATCATCGAACGTTTTGCCGATAACAGCCCCCTAATCATCGTGCTCAACGAAAAAGGGGACGTTCAGCGCAGCCTCAATCGGGCCGATCTGCTCAGCCGCTACCCCGACAGCATTAAAGAAATCGTCTCCGTCAACTTCAAAACCCAGGAAGAACCAGACCCCACCAAAGCCCAGCAGCGCCTCAAAGCCATTAACACCCTAATTAGCCATATTGAGCACTGTGCCCAAACCCTGCCCCACATTGGTGAACCTGTGCCTGCTCGCTGGGTGGATGTGCGCCACACCATCGAAACCGACAGTCGCGACTACATCTATCGCGAACAGTTTGACGACATTTGTCAGGCCCAGGAGATTACTGCCAGCCAGGACATCGACACCCTGCTCAGCTACTTTCATGATTTGGGCATCCTCCTGCACTTTGCCGAAAATCCCCTCCTGCGCAACCGCGTCATCCTCAACCCAGCTTGGGCCACTAACGCCGTCTATCGCATCTTTGATGACGATCGCATCAAAGCCAAAGCCGGTCGCTTCAGCCGTCAAGACTGCGCTGAGATTTGGGGCGAATCGCACTACCGCCACATGCATGATGTCTTAATCGAGCTGATGAAAAACTTTCGGCTGGTGTATGAGATCGACACCACCGGCGAACTGGTCGCCCCCCAACTGCTGCCCCAAAATACCCCCACCTACGACTGGGACGAGACCCGCAATAGCCACATGCAGCTGCGCTACGATGCCTTCATGCCCAAGGGCATCTTCTGGCAATTTGCCGTCACGATGTATCGCTACATCCATAACCACGATTGGGTTTGGCGCAATGGCATGGTCATCCGCCGCGGCAACACCTGGGCTGAAGTCAAAGAAGACCTGAACCTACGCCGCATTTCCCTCCGTTTCTCTGGCCCCAGCATTGCTGAATTTCGAGCCGTCATCGTCGATGAGCTGGACAATATCAGCCAGTCTTACCACCAACTGCACTACGACAAGATGATTCCTTGCCAGTGCAGTGAATGCAAAGACAGCAACCAACCTCATTTCTTTAACTATGCCGTGCTAAAAAAGCGGCAAGAATCGGGAAAAAAGCCCACGATCGAATGTCAATGCAGCGAAGAAGACGTTTCCCTCAGTTTGCTTCTGGAAGGCTTCGAAGTTCAAACAATTCTCAAACGCCTGCCTGACAAACAAGAAGGAGACCCTGCTCCACCCAATTTCCCTCAATCGGATCCACAGCCACCCCCCAAGTCCCCCCCTAAACCCAGCATGCAAACGATTAAAATCTTTCTGGCTTCCTCTTCAGAATTGAAAGCCGATAGAGAGCAATTCGAGATCTTCATTAACCGCAAGAACAAAGAATATGTGAAACAGGATATTTTTTTGGAGCTGGTGCTTTGGGAAGATTTCCTCAATGCCATGTCCAAGACGCGATCGCAAGATGAGTACAATAAAGCGATTCAGAGCTGTGATGTTTTCGTCAGCCTCTTTCACACCAAAGTTGGTCAGTATACCGAAGAAGAATTTCTCACTGCTTTAGAAATTTTTAAAGATAGTGATAGACCACTAATCTATACCTATTTCAAAGATGCAGCCATCAACATGAGCAGCATTACGCCAGAAATTATGACCCTGCTCAACTTTAAACAGAAACTCTCTGATATGGGGCATTTTTATCAAAACTATGCTGATATCAACGATCTCAAACATCAATTTGGTGAGCAGCTGGTCAAGGTCTTGCCGCAATTAACGGAGGTTGAACTTTAA
- a CDS encoding FAD-dependent oxidoreductase codes for MPRSPLFHPFNRLLRQAHQKNLLNAAGSQRVISAWTRRRFIRRAALAFGGVVASQAVARLGVAQSSTSPTVAIIGGGLAGLNAAYQLQKAGIQATVYEARGRLGGRMYTQTDVLQAGQYLDFGGSFINSGHEDLLSLVEELGLELIDLAQTIEASPFPATGFYFGQASRTEAEIAESLRPLAQQIAADANLLDEDFEQYAPLLDQLSVADYLNQHQDKIPEPLIRALINSVIQSEYGVESSQSSALQLIFALPATEGDTVNVLSNVDEAYTVDGGSGQVIDRLSQKLSGQIQLRKCLTKVEAEQSGFQLTFADGDGVAADYVILTVPPAVLRNIDLAVELPSDFKRFIQAVDLGKNDKLFAQFDEKVWRQADGFVDQVWCDGPFAVGWEATTPMPHRTEGTLVFFYGGEQSEALQTESTRSQGEKALEVLEAFIPESRSAATQQFVRTHWFGEPYTQGAYANFKPGQLSEFAQFLYYEADDPEERQDVAFGGLVFAGELFSDEYYGYMNGAAQTGRLAADVILRQL; via the coding sequence ATGCCACGCAGTCCCCTTTTTCACCCATTCAATCGATTACTCCGCCAGGCTCACCAAAAAAATCTCCTGAATGCAGCGGGCTCTCAAAGAGTAATATCCGCCTGGACTCGAAGACGATTTATCCGCAGGGCGGCACTGGCGTTCGGTGGGGTTGTTGCCTCCCAAGCTGTTGCTCGGCTGGGAGTTGCGCAAAGTTCAACCTCGCCCACCGTTGCGATTATTGGGGGCGGCCTGGCTGGGTTGAACGCTGCTTATCAGCTCCAGAAGGCAGGCATACAAGCCACGGTATATGAAGCGCGTGGCCGTTTGGGAGGCCGCATGTATACCCAAACTGACGTTTTGCAGGCCGGGCAGTATCTTGATTTTGGCGGCAGTTTCATCAACAGCGGCCATGAAGATCTGCTGTCGTTAGTAGAAGAACTGGGCCTGGAGTTAATTGATCTGGCGCAGACTATCGAAGCATCCCCCTTCCCAGCGACAGGCTTCTACTTCGGGCAGGCATCACGAACAGAAGCTGAGATTGCCGAAAGTTTGCGACCCTTAGCCCAACAAATTGCCGCAGATGCCAATCTTCTGGATGAAGACTTTGAGCAATACGCCCCCCTGCTCGACCAGCTTTCCGTTGCTGACTATCTGAACCAACATCAGGACAAAATCCCCGAGCCCCTGATTCGCGCGTTGATCAACAGCGTCATCCAGTCAGAATATGGGGTGGAGAGTTCACAGTCTTCTGCGCTGCAGCTGATTTTTGCCTTACCTGCCACTGAAGGCGATACGGTCAACGTGCTCAGTAACGTCGATGAAGCCTACACCGTTGACGGGGGCAGCGGGCAAGTCATTGATCGACTCAGCCAAAAATTATCCGGCCAAATTCAGCTCCGCAAATGCCTGACCAAAGTGGAGGCTGAGCAATCGGGCTTCCAACTCACCTTTGCCGATGGCGATGGGGTTGCCGCAGACTACGTCATTTTGACGGTGCCGCCTGCTGTCCTGCGAAACATCGATTTGGCGGTTGAGCTGCCTTCGGACTTCAAGCGGTTTATTCAAGCAGTTGACTTGGGTAAAAATGACAAACTTTTTGCCCAGTTTGATGAGAAAGTTTGGCGGCAAGCGGATGGATTTGTCGATCAGGTTTGGTGTGATGGCCCCTTTGCCGTGGGCTGGGAAGCCACCACGCCCATGCCCCATAGAACAGAGGGTACGTTGGTGTTCTTTTACGGGGGTGAGCAATCGGAGGCTTTGCAGACAGAATCAACGCGATCGCAAGGAGAAAAAGCGCTCGAAGTCCTGGAAGCGTTCATCCCCGAAAGTCGAAGCGCAGCTACCCAACAGTTTGTGCGCACCCACTGGTTTGGAGAACCCTACACCCAAGGCGCTTATGCCAACTTTAAGCCCGGCCAACTATCAGAATTCGCCCAGTTCTTGTATTACGAAGCCGATGACCCTGAAGAGCGTCAGGACGTAGCCTTCGGAGGGTTAGTGTTTGCTGGTGAGTTGTTTAGCGACGAATACTATGGCTATATGAATGGCGCTGCCCAAACTGGCCGACTTGCGGCTGATGTCATCTTGAGGCAGCTTTAG
- a CDS encoding TRAP transporter substrate-binding protein → MSSQPSINRRNVLIGVIATTTAITVGKSYIPQVANAQPTEFRWRMVSRWNEAFPDQLAAAQRLADRIAAMSAGRLIIEVFPPDELVPFPETLNAISEGTVEMCRSLAYDWRTQSPVLEVFTVVPYGLTQNEMSAWIHYLGGQELWDEAYAPFGVKAFPAGSLGAQSFGWFQNEINRLSDLQGLRFRTTGVAVDVMARLGVTATTLGLDEIRQALQADELDGFELVGPLVDLQFGLHELGAPYYYFPSYNQPSGLVELVVNRAQYEALPTDLQQIIAIAAQAEYEQGLAEANMGNASALNTLVNQHQVQVRQLPPDVLTALGNASGEVIAEMRSRGDEMMQRTIDSFLSARQILMDWSQVSEQSYLNARALSFVYG, encoded by the coding sequence ATGAGTTCTCAGCCATCGATAAACCGTCGTAACGTTTTAATCGGAGTGATTGCGACTACAACAGCCATCACGGTCGGCAAGTCCTATATTCCACAAGTGGCCAATGCGCAGCCAACCGAGTTTCGCTGGCGAATGGTTTCCCGATGGAACGAGGCTTTTCCGGATCAGCTGGCAGCAGCACAACGGCTGGCGGATCGGATTGCTGCTATGAGTGCAGGGCGATTAATCATTGAGGTATTCCCTCCCGACGAATTAGTGCCCTTCCCAGAAACTCTCAATGCGATCAGCGAGGGCACTGTGGAGATGTGTCGCAGTCTTGCCTACGATTGGCGAACCCAATCTCCTGTTTTGGAAGTGTTTACTGTCGTGCCTTACGGCCTCACTCAAAATGAAATGAGCGCCTGGATTCACTACTTAGGGGGGCAAGAGCTTTGGGATGAAGCCTATGCGCCCTTTGGGGTTAAAGCCTTTCCCGCAGGGTCTCTGGGGGCCCAGTCATTTGGTTGGTTCCAGAATGAAATTAATCGCTTAAGTGATTTACAGGGTCTGCGATTTCGCACAACTGGGGTTGCGGTCGATGTGATGGCCAGGCTCGGCGTTACGGCCACAACCTTGGGGTTAGATGAGATTCGTCAAGCTTTGCAAGCAGATGAGCTAGATGGGTTTGAACTGGTTGGCCCGTTGGTGGATCTCCAATTCGGTCTCCATGAACTGGGAGCGCCTTACTATTATTTTCCTTCCTATAATCAACCCTCTGGGCTGGTAGAGTTGGTCGTCAATCGAGCCCAGTATGAAGCTCTCCCGACTGATCTACAGCAAATTATTGCGATCGCAGCCCAAGCTGAATACGAGCAGGGCTTGGCTGAAGCCAACATGGGGAATGCCAGCGCACTCAATACGCTCGTAAATCAACACCAGGTACAGGTGCGCCAACTGCCCCCTGACGTACTGACAGCCTTAGGAAATGCCTCGGGTGAAGTCATTGCTGAGATGCGATCGAGGGGGGATGAGATGATGCAGCGCACCATTGATTCTTTTTTGTCTGCTCGTCAAATTTTGATGGATTGGAGCCAAGTGAGTGAGCAAAGTTATCTCAATGCCCGTGCACTATCTTTTGTATATGGCTAG
- a CDS encoding isoprenylcysteine carboxylmethyltransferase family protein, producing MTTTPFLAYLLIAGYFIVERSLRKGKQALNLKPGKADAGSSQVLWISGMISLSLIVFAPILNTYQIGYWNNASVGWLGLVLMLGGLVIRYWAAKTLGEFYTRTLQIIEGQQIVNQAPYNIIRHPGYLGTLLMEIGAGLAVTNWGVLLATIVMGITSRAYRISIEEKMLEASFGEEYQIYSDHTWKLLPFLY from the coding sequence ATGACAACCACACCCTTTTTGGCCTATCTCTTGATTGCTGGCTACTTCATAGTGGAGCGATCGTTGAGAAAAGGTAAGCAGGCACTCAATCTAAAGCCAGGAAAAGCTGATGCTGGCAGTTCTCAAGTGCTGTGGATCAGTGGCATGATTAGTCTTTCGCTGATTGTTTTTGCACCTATCTTAAACACCTACCAAATCGGATACTGGAATAATGCAAGTGTGGGTTGGCTAGGATTGGTATTGATGCTTGGTGGGCTAGTTATACGATATTGGGCTGCCAAGACGCTCGGTGAGTTTTATACAAGGACATTACAGATTATCGAGGGGCAGCAAATTGTCAACCAAGCTCCGTACAACATTATTCGTCATCCTGGATATCTTGGAACATTATTGATGGAGATCGGTGCGGGATTAGCTGTTACAAATTGGGGTGTATTGCTAGCTACTATAGTTATGGGAATTACGTCACGAGCTTACCGAATTAGTATAGAAGAGAAAATGCTGGAAGCTAGTTTCGGTGAAGAATATCAGATATATTCAGACCATACTTGGAAGCTCCTCCCGTTTCTGTATTAA
- a CDS encoding nucleoside monophosphate kinase, with translation MKLKQFILLGLPGVGVREHAIALAEHWRIPHVSMGQLLREAISQASAIGLEARAYAEAEKRVPDALVMKLLRQRFEQPDTMLKGWVLDEFPRTLAQAQALDEWGATVGLPAPTVVYLKAMKGLLLDRLWAKRAPDESMAAIRQRLALHQEETAPLVDYYRQRSQLTTVNASLPFAEVARELAQLGCEETGAAHLIKDEAELDSLLADKSLLVVDCMASWCGPCKLVTPLIDQLANAYGDRAKVMKMDFDTNKQIPKRFGLKGMPAVMFFKDGELLETLTGVKPYQAYSAAVTRFLE, from the coding sequence ATGAAATTGAAGCAATTTATCCTTTTAGGACTGCCGGGTGTCGGTGTTAGAGAACACGCGATCGCGCTGGCTGAGCATTGGCGTATTCCCCATGTTTCCATGGGTCAGCTGTTGCGTGAGGCAATCAGCCAAGCCTCTGCGATTGGCCTTGAGGCCCGTGCATACGCGGAAGCAGAAAAACGGGTTCCCGATGCATTAGTGATGAAGCTGCTGCGGCAGCGGTTTGAGCAACCCGACACCATGTTAAAGGGATGGGTTTTAGACGAGTTTCCGCGGACCCTGGCACAGGCGCAGGCGTTAGACGAATGGGGGGCAACGGTTGGTCTACCTGCGCCGACGGTTGTGTATTTGAAAGCGATGAAGGGGCTTTTGCTGGATCGGCTATGGGCTAAGAGAGCCCCAGACGAATCTATGGCAGCCATTCGCCAGCGTTTAGCACTCCATCAAGAAGAGACCGCCCCTTTAGTTGATTATTATCGGCAGCGATCGCAGCTCACAACAGTCAACGCCAGCCTTCCTTTTGCTGAAGTCGCCCGTGAGTTGGCTCAGCTGGGCTGTGAGGAAACGGGTGCAGCCCACTTGATTAAAGATGAAGCAGAACTCGATTCCCTTTTAGCCGATAAGTCGCTGCTGGTAGTAGATTGCATGGCTTCTTGGTGTGGCCCTTGCAAGCTAGTAACGCCGTTGATCGATCAGCTGGCTAATGCCTATGGCGATCGCGCCAAGGTGATGAAGATGGACTTCGATACCAACAAGCAGATACCCAAACGATTTGGCCTGAAAGGAATGCCGGCAGTCATGTTTTTTAAGGATGGTGAGCTGCTGGAGACGTTAACCGGGGTCAAACCTTACCAGGCATACAGCGCTGCGGTCACCCGCTTTTTGGAATAA
- a CDS encoding HXXEE domain-containing protein, with the protein MLSNQFAKVALSYWILGIAQVAHSTEETLAKLYLELNLMIEALHQHFPWFPLVEISADVFATLNYVMIALMLASVPAAEKGNRTGFILMWSWAIIELLNGMFHIGTWVVLRTYFPGGISGPLLFVLSILFIQKLQAASNQTIQEV; encoded by the coding sequence ATGCTGAGCAATCAGTTTGCAAAAGTTGCCCTGAGTTATTGGATTTTGGGAATCGCTCAGGTCGCCCATAGTACAGAAGAGACCTTGGCCAAACTCTATCTTGAACTCAACCTGATGATTGAGGCGCTGCATCAACATTTTCCTTGGTTTCCGCTGGTTGAAATCAGTGCAGATGTGTTTGCAACGCTCAACTACGTCATGATTGCCTTGATGTTAGCTTCAGTCCCTGCAGCTGAGAAAGGGAATCGAACAGGCTTCATTCTTATGTGGAGTTGGGCAATTATTGAGTTGCTGAATGGGATGTTTCACATTGGTACCTGGGTCGTTCTGCGCACCTATTTTCCTGGTGGAATCTCAGGCCCATTATTATTTGTCTTGAGCATTCTCTTTATTCAGAAACTTCAAGCTGCTTCAAATCAAACTATACAAGAAGTTTAG